ATCAACAACAATATTTCGATAGTCGTATGCCCAGGCGAAATGTTTGTACCGTTTTCTTAGTTAGATTGGAAAGACAAAATGAAGCAGGGCAAGGCCAACGGCCTCCAGTTTGGCTGCGCCCGGAGTGGCGGCAAATGGCGCGGTTACATTGCCGATCTGCCCGACAGCCCTGGGCGGCTACGGGGCCGACGGCGGAAACCTGTTACAGGTGGGCGGGCGAGAACATCATTATACGCCCGCTTGAAAATTATTATAAACTTGTTGGGTTGATGCATAATGTACCGAAATAGTTTACTGTTTCTAATTGCAGCGACTATATCATAAACCAACATCGCAGCCTTTTTCCCGGCTTTTTGCTAAATTTCGACTTTTCAAACACCCACTTCGTGTTTTGCCAAAATATCACCTATAAACTGATTGTATTCCTCTCGCATTGGCAAATCAAGATCGGTATGCAATATTCGCTTGTCAACCCAAACCTGTTCATTGGTTTTAGGATTGCAAATGCCCTGCCTGAGCCAGATTTGAGATATCGCTCAAATTCATAAGCCCTGTATCTATCAGGATAAGAACAGCACCAAAGCAATTTAAGCGGGCGATGGGTTTTGTTGCCGGTACATATTTTTTTTCATGCCGGGTAAACCTCTCTTTTAGATTTACGGTACAGCCTATGTGGTGTTTCCGTTATTTAATTCGAAATATAAACGTGGTATCACATGGTAAAAAGGTTTGGTTGGAGGCTAAAATAGGAAAAGTCGGATAAATTATCCGGCTTCTCTTTTAAATTTTCTTCGGCGGGCGAAGGCGGGGTGAACGGGAATCTATTAGAACACCTTGATGGGATCTTGCTTATCATTATGGACATAAAAAAGTTTAATGATAGAATATTTATTTGTTTTTTGACCAAAATTTCCACCAAGGTATTTTTGATTCCTGAATATTTTTGTTGAGTCTATTTTCGATATTTTCTTCTTGAGACGTGGCTGGTTTTGATGTTACATCAGTTCCTTTTGATTCCTGACCGTTTTTGTCATACGTATTTTTAGTGTGTTCTATTTGAAAAGTAATAGGTTTTGATGTTGAGTCAACTTCCGTGCTAAAGATGAGTTCGTATTTAGTAATTCCGCTGTCTTTTATTAATTGTTGTGCAACTTCGTTATCTGGCAACGTTTCTTTCAGCTGAAACACACATTCTGTTTTTTTATTTTTTGAGAAGCCTTCAAAATTTTCTCTAATAAAATTGAGAACATATCCTGTATGATGCTCATGCATAGCCAGGTAACCTAAAAAGGACAATGCACATCCGCCAGTTATTTCATCTTTATCGTAAACTTTGCAGGCAGTATAATGAAGATTTTCGTTCGTAAATAACTTACCTATTGATATGCATAATTGGGAGGGCATCGGTAAGGGTTCTTCGTTCGTTGACAAAAAACTTTGACAATAATTAAATATTTCTGTTACCTGATTCAGATCTTCATTTTTGAATCGTTCCCTAAGGTCGGTTATAAGCTCTTTTAGTTTTGTTTCGTCTTTATTTTCTCCTACAATTTTCGCCGTTTTCAAGATGTCGTTAAGTAACGTATTGTTGATGCCTTGTTTAACGTTCTTGTGTTGCTGATCCAGGATTTCCTGAAATTGGTCTAAGGGATTTATCTTGTTTTCTTCCATGAAGTTATTAATTAAACTTAAAATCTCTGTGATCCAAGATAAGTAAAATAATATCTCCAGTTTTAATAAAGCGTAACTTAAAAACAAAGAAAAAAGGTTCGCAACTTGCGAACCTCTTGAGAAGCGGAGAGAGAGGGATTCGAACCCTCGGTACCGTTTCCAGTACGACAGTTTAGCAAACTGTTCCTTTCGGCCTCTCAGGCATCTCTCCGTTTACTTTATTTATGTTAGAGGGAATAAACGCGTTCCTTCAAAATAATAAAACCCAATACTTTGGGTCTTATATTTAAAATCATTCCAGATTTCATTAATCGTGTCCCCTGCGGGCGAAGCCCTCCTACGCAGCTACAACGGATTTCATCCGCCGTAGCCCGCTTCGGCGGGCGAAGATCACTTTCGCTTCCTACAGCGGACTGCGTCCGCCGTAGATCGCTTCAGCGATCGAAGGCGGAGAGAGAGGGATTCGAACCCTCGGTACCGTTTCCAGTACGACAGTTTAGCAAACTGTTCCTTTCGGCCTCTCAGGCATCTCTCCGTTACGCTTTGGTTAAGCTTTTGTTCCCTTTTTTCGGGGACTGCAAATATAGTAATTCAACTATCCCCTCAAAAAAAAATTACATTTTTAATAATCTATCCTAACATGGTAAATACTCATCAGCATCCGCTTAAAAATAGCTTTGATGGTTTCAATATCTTTTAAAGTTATATTACTGTCTTTCAACTGATTCTGATCAAGCTTATATTTCACAATCCTGTCAACCAGTACGCTGATGGATTCTTCGTCGGGTTCTTTCAGCGAGCGGGAGGCGGCCTCCACCGAGTCGGCCAGCATTAAAACAGCGCCTTCTTTGGTGAACGGGATAGGCCCCGGATAGCGGAAAATGTTCTCGTTGATAAACTTTTCGGGGAAATTTTTGAGCGACGACTGGTAAAAATAATCAACCCGGGTATTGCCATGGTGAGTTCGGATAAAATCAATCACCACCTCGGGCAGGTTAGCTTTACGGGCCATTTCAATCCCCTTGCTCACGTGGCGGATAATGATCTGGGCGCTTTCTTCATAAGGCAACTTATCATGCGGGTTAAAGCCCGAAGCCTGGTTTTCGATAAAAAACAGCGGGTTTTCCATTTTGCCAATATCGTGGTACAAAGCTCCTGCTCTAACCAGCAGCGCGTTGCCTCCTACGGCATAAATGGCATTTTCGGCAAGGTTGGCTACCTGTAACGAATGCTGAAAAGTTCCGGGCGCGCTAAAAGCCAGTTCACGCAGCAGTGGTGCGTTGGTATTGGTAAGCTCGATCAGGGTAATTTCGGATGTGATAGCAAAAATCTTTTCAAACAGGTAAATAAGCGGATAGGCCAGCAGCGTTAACAATACGCTCACCACAAAAGGCAAAAACTCCGTCCAATCGATATTCATAAAATCGCCTTCGCGCACAAAGGTGATGCCCAGAAAGGCCACAAAATAATTAAATATGATAATCACTGCCGAAATAAGGAACTGTTCGCGCCGCACCAGGTTTTTGATGCTGTAGATGGATACCATACCGGCGGTAATCTCGTAGTAAGCAAACTCGAAGCTGTTGGGCACAAAAAATCCGGCCATCAGCACCACCAGCATGTGAATATTCAGCGCCAGGCGGGTATCAAACAAAATGCGGATAATAATGGGCACTATGCAATAAGGAATATAGTACAAATTTGTAGGGAACTGCAGTTTGATGGCCAGGCTTAGCGTTGCCAGCATAGCGGTGATTACCAGCAAAATCAAACCCACCAACCTGTTATCAGCATAAATATCTTTACGAAACAGGTACAAAAATATCATGAGCAGGGTTATGGCAATTCCCACCAAAAAAAACTGCCCCAGCAGCACCAGGTTACGGTTGCCGTTTACACGGGCGTTATCCTCAAAGGCCTTTTTAAACGATTCGAGCTTCTGGTAAACATCATCATTCACTACCGAGCCTTTGTAAACTATCACCTCCCCTTTTTGTACCATGCCCCGGGTTACCGAAAGGCCATCGACTTTTTCTTTTTCCAATCGCGTAGTGAGGTTATTATCATAGCTTAGGTTGTTTTGAAGTCGGTTACTGATTAAATCCAATAAAAAAGCCTTATCCAGATCATTGTGGCGACTTAAAATCTTGTCGCAATAAGCCAATGCTTTTTCGCGGGTAAACAATTCGCCGGTATTGCGATCTGTGGCTATATTTCTATTAAGGATTTGAATTGTATAATTTTCGCTCCCGCGCTGGTATTTTGCGTTGGTTTTAAACACCCCGGTTTGGTAAATTTCGGTAAGCAGATCAACACCCGTGCTGATGTATTTAGGTTTTAGTTTATCATTTAAGCCTGCGTTATGCCATTTAATCTCCAAATCGCTTTTAAAACCCTCAATCTGCACATTGCCGGCGGTGGCATCAAGCTGGTAAATAGGGGTTACACTTTCAAGGGCCGATTTCTGATCGTTCATAATCTCCTGCGGTGTTTTCAGGATGGCAAAGTTGTAGGGCGATACCAGGTCTTTCTGGTTCCAGATGCGGCCTTTTTCATGCTCGTAGCTAAATTTTGCCTGCTTTGGTAAAAAGTAAACAATAAGCACAACACTGGCCACCGTCATTAAATATTTAACGTTACGGGCGTATTTGCGCAGTAAAGCCTTTTGGCGCGATGTGGATAGTTTTGCCATTGATGTGTTTAACCTGCCAAAAATAATATAAGTTTCTGTTATATGCAGTTTTTCTTGCTTTTGTGAAAAGGATTATGATATCTTTGTGATATCATTTTAAAATCAAACTAAATCATGAATCCTGAAAAAATCATCAACCCGCCATCCGGCTTTGCTACATTTATTGTATCGATGGTATTATTAATTGTATCAGTCCTTTTATTCATAGAAGGGCAATTAGCTATCGGCATCATCTTGCTTATAGTTACTTTTATTTTTTTACTACCGGGCCTGATTATTGTAAACCCCAATGAATCGAAGGTGCTCACCTTTTTTGGCAAATATGTGGGCACAGTAAAAAAAGACGGCTTTTTTTGGGTTAATCCCTTCACCGTAAAAAAGAAAGTTTCATTAAAAGCATTTAACCTTAACGGCCAGCAATTAAAAGTGAACGACAGTATTGGTAACCCGATTGAGATTGCCGCAGTTATTGTTTGGCAAATTAAAGATACCGCCGCTGCCGTTTTCGCGGTTGAAAACTACATTCAATACGTAAACATCCAAAGCGAGGCCGCGGTAAGGCACCTGGCCAACACTTTCCCTTATGATAACCTGGAAGACGAAACAGCTACCATCACCCTACGCGGCGGTGCCGACCAGGTAAGCGAAATGCTTGAAAAGGAGTTGAACGAACGTCTTAACCGCGCCGGTATCGAGGTATTGGAAGCCCGCATTTCACACCTGGCATACGCACCGGAAATTGCCCATTCCATGCTGCAGGTACAACAGGCATCAGCTATCATCGCGGCCCGCAAGCTTATTGTTGAAGGTGCTGTTGGCATGGTAGAAATGGCACTGAACAAACTATCCGAAAAAAACATTGTAGAGCTTGATGAAGAGCGCAAAGCCGCTATGGTAAGTAACTTATTGGTAGTACTTTGCGGCGATAAAGCTGTGAACCCGGTTGTTAACACTGGCACTTTATACCATTAATAACATGGAATATTACAGAAGTTTCGATCAATTGCGGGTAACGGAACTGCCGGTACTAAGGCACGGTTTCTGGCGGCCATGGTACGAGCTTACCGACGGACAATTCAGCTACGGTAAACTCACCTATTCGGGCGCCATGAAGCGCAGCTGTTTGCTCGAAACCGCCACAGGCAGTTGGGTTGTAAAACGAAAAGGCTGGTTAAGCCGTAAGTTTATTATTGAACAACCCGGCGGCACGGAAATTGGTATGGTAACGCCCGAAATTTGGAGCCGTAAAATACTGGCAGAGCTTAATGACGGTTTTTCGGCAAACTTTTTTAATAAAAAGCTGCTGTCGCGCACATTTACCTGGGTAAACGAGCAGTACGGCGATATGCTAAGCGTGCAGGCCAAGGCTTTTAGCCGCAGCAGGCCTTTTGTTGTGCACATCGATACCGGCGTGGTTAACACCCTGCCCCACCTGCCTTTATTGGCCTTACTGGGCATAAATTTAATATTATTTAAACAGGCCGAAGCAGCGGCCGCGACTTGATATGGCGGAGAAGAAAGCATTTGTACTACGCATTAACCCCGAAATGCTAAAGGAGATAGAAACCTGGGCAGCCGAAGAGTTCAGAAGCACCAACGGACAGGTTGAATACCTGCTGCAACAGGCTTTGCTTGCGCGGAAAAAGGGGTTTAAGAAGAAAGGTAAGGAGATTGGAGATTAGAGGTTGGAGATTAGAACAATGTCGCTCAAATAATCAAATCCAACGGTTAAAACTGCTTTACTAACTAATCTCTGATCTCCAACCTCCAATCACTACCAACTAATTACTAACTTTGGCCACCAATTTTAATGCGCGACACATGAAAGAAGTAGTAATAGTAGCGGCAACACGCACACCCATAGGTAGCTTTGGTGGTAGTTTGGCAGCCATCAGTGCCACACAGTTGGGTGCGGCGGTGATTAAATCGGCAGTTGAAAAGGCTGGATTACAGCCCGACCAGGTGCAGGAAGTATTTATGGGTAACGTAATGTCGGCCAATATTGGGCAGGCACCGGCTACACAGGCGGCTATATTTGCGGGGCTCCCCTATTTGCCTGCTACAACTGTTAATAAAGTTTGCGCATCGGGCATGAAAGCTATTATGCTTGGAGCTCAAAGCATCGCTCTGGGCGAAAATGATATTGTTGTTGCCGGCGGTATGGAAAGCATGAGCAATGTGCCTTACTATTTGGATAAGGCCCGCAACGGATACCGCTTAGGTAATGGTGAAATTATTGACGGATTAGTTAAAGACGGCCTGTGGGATGTTTACAACGACTACCACATGGGCTCGGCGGCCGAACTTTGTGCTACCGATTGTCATATTACCCGCGACGATCAGGACGCCTACGCCGTAGAATCATACAAACGTGCCCAGGCTGCACAGGCTGCCGGCAAATTTAAAGAGGAGATTACCCCTGTTGGCCTTAAAGATAAAAAAGGTGAAATCACCATGTTTACCGAAGATGAAGAGCCCGGCACAGTAAAGTTTGAAAAAATCCCCACACTAAGGCCTGTATTTAAAAAAGACGGAACAGTAACAGCCGCCAACGCCTCTACTTTAAATGATGGCGCAGCCGCGGTTGTGCTAATGAGCTGGGAAAAAGCCGACGAGCTTGGCATTAAACCGCTGGCCAGGATAGTATCTTATGCCGATGCCCAGCAGGCGCCTGAGTGGTTTACCACCGCACCCTCAAAAGCAATTCCGCTGGCTTTACAACGGGCAGGTTTACAAACCGGGGATATTGATTTTTTTGAAATTAACGAGGCATTCTCAGTAGTATCAATAGCTAACAACCAGCTTTTAAACATCCAACCCCAAAAAGTAAATGTTAACGGAGGGGCAGTAGCGCTGGGGCACCCGCTGGGGGCTTCGGGGGCCCGGATTGTTGTTACCCTTTTAAATGTATTGCAACAAAACAACGGTAAATACGGCGCTGCCGGTATTTGTAACGGCGGCGGCGGGGCCAGCGCAATTGTTATTGAAAATTTACGTTGATAAGTAAAGATTAAAGAAACTCATTGCAAATATGCGCAATGGCCGCGTTAGGGTAGTAGCGGATACCGTCCGTTAGCTAACGGATAAGGCCTGCAGGCCTATGAGCGGATAGCCCGGACCACAGGTAACGCCCGGATTTAGAGATCAATGATTGGAGAATGGAGTTTAGATGTTATTAAAAGCATCGTTAAGTTTCAAACTATTCAGAGCAACATGACATTGGCAGGATCGCCCCATATAAATAACTATTAGGTAACCGCCTAAAATAAATGAAATAATTAAAATATAATCGTGACAAAAAAAACAGCGCTTACCATCCTTTCCCTCCTGCTTTGCTTACAAACCTTTGCCCAGCATACCGATGATGCCGGACGGCTTAAACGGCTAACCGTGCTTGAAGACAGCCTTGCACACCTGGGCAAAAAAATGGTGAACGATGAGAATGATATGGAGCGCAAAAACGCTAATTACAAGTTTATCCCTACCCTTGTGCAGGCTTTGAGGATCGACAATTCATTCGCTTATCCTTTTGATTCGGTGAAGGCCATAAGCATCATCAAATCGCCCGATAACCGTTTCCGCATCCTTACCTGGCATGTAATGAACCTTGACGGCAGCTATCGCTTTTACGGTACCGTACAGATCAATACCCCTACCGGCGAGTTAAAGATGTACCCACTGGAAGATTACTCGCCGCTGATGAAAAGCCCCGAAGATACCATAACCGATAACCGCAAATGGTATGGCGCGCAGTATTATAAAATTATCCCTGTACACACAGTAAAACCTTACTACGTGCTTGTTGGCTGGAAGGGAAATACCGTAAAATCAACCAAAAAGGTATTGGATGTGTTGGCTTTCAATAATGACAAGCCCGAATTTGGTATGCCGGTTTTTGATGGCAACGGCAAAAACCGCAAGCGCGTGGTTTTTGAATACGCCCGCCAGGTATCTATGTTGCTGAGATACATCCCCGAACAAAATCTGATTGTATTTGATCATCTTACAGCCCCCGACGATAAGATGAAAAACCACCCCGAAACCTTCGGTCCCGACCTGAGCTATGATGGCTACAAGCTAAAAAACGGCCGCTGGAGCTTTGTTGAAACGCTGGATATGCGCAACATCCCCGATAATACCGATGCAGCTACCGGCACCGATTACGTTGATCCTAAAAAACAGGCTGCCCGTGATCGTGCAAGCGTTCCATCGGGCCATTAAGAATAAAATAAGCATTAATCATCTCATACCACTGCTTTAATTACTTAAATTGTAACACTTTCGGTATTAAATTTTGATTATGAAGATTTATATTATTTTTACAGACTTTTTAATTTAAATAAATGCAAGAAAAAACCGCTCCGGCAAAGTCGCGATTCCCCAAGAGTGTACCTTATATCATTGGCAATGAAGCTGCCGAACGTTTTAGCTTTTACGGCATGCGTTCAATACTCACCCTGTTTTTGGTAAAACAATTTTTTAACCCTGCCGAGGTTCCGGCGCTGGCACAACAAGCTGATGCCCACGCCAATAAACTGAACCATTTGTTTGTTATGGTGGCATACGCTTTGCCATTTGTTGGCGGTATGATTGCCGATTGGTTTACCGGTAAATATAAACTCATCCTTTATATCTCGTTGGTATATTGCCTCGGGCACCTGTTGCTGGCGATGTTTGATACCAGCCTCAGCGGTTTTGAGTTTGGTATGCTTGTGGTTGCTATTGGCGCAGGTGGTATCAAATCCTGCGTTTCGGCTAACGTGGGCGACCAGTTTGATGCCAGCAACCAGGATCTGCTTTCAAAAGTTTACGGCTGGTTTTACTTCAGCATCAATGCCGGCTCTATGCTGTCAACAATTGCTATTCCTACTATTTACAAATACTATGGCCCTAAATGGGCTTTTGGTGTTCCCGGAATTTTAATGGCTTTGGCAACCCTCATATTTTTCCTGGGCCGCAAAAAATACGTAAAAGTGCCTCCGCAGGGCGTAAACCGCAACAACCTTGTGTTTATTACCTGGTACGCCCTTACCAACTTAAGCAAAAAGAAACCAGGCCAGTCGTTGCTTGATATTGCAAAAGAAAGTTATGACCCTGAACGTGTTGAAGGCGTTAAAGCGGTATACCGCGTAATTTCGGTATTCTTTTTTGCATTGGCTTTCTGGGCTGTATGGGATCAGTGCCTATCAGAATGGACGCTTTACGCTGCAAAAATGAACCGAAACATTAACCTTGGTTTCACCTCTTTTATGATCGAGCCGGGCTCAATGTCAACGTTCAATACCATTTTCCTTTTGCTGTTCATCCCACTCTTTAACTATGTAATTTACCCTAACCTGGATAAAATCGGCTTAAAAACAACGCCTTTACGCAGGCTTGGCGCCGGGTTGGTTTTAACAGCATTATCATTTGTGGTAATCGGTTTTACACACGTAAGTATTGATCATGGCGGCTCGCCATCAATGTGGTGGCAGGTGTTGGCGTTTTTAATATTATCGGCTGCAGAAGTGTTGGTATCAATTACCGGTTTAGAATATGCTTATACACATTCACCAAAATCAATGAAAAGTACTATGTCGGGCATTTGGTTCCTGGTTGTGTCATTTGGCAACCTGATCACCGCACTGGTTAACGGACTAATTGAAGACGGTGGCTGGTGGGCCAGAAATTTAAAAGGTGCCAATTACGAATGGTTTTTTGTGGCCTTTATCAGCGTGTTTATCATCATATTTATGTTTGTTGCCCCACGCCTTAAAGAAAGGAACTACATTACCGATCCGTATGTTGACAACGAGGTGATTGCCGATACCCATAATTTATAAAAACAACTTGCGTTAAATACAGTTAAAAAAAGCCCTCTGAATTTTTTGATTTTCAGAGCCGGTTTAAATCAATTAGCTTTGGCTGTTTTTACTTTACTTGAATTTGTTAAGTGCCGGATAGCATTATTATAATACCTACTTACAACGAGAAGGAGAACATCGAGCGGATGATCCGCAAGGTATTTTCCTTACCTCACGATTTTCATATCCTCATCATTGATGACGGCTCGCCCGATGGTACGCCGCAGATTGTAAAAAGCCTTCAGCCCGAATACGATGGCCGTCTTTTTATGGAAGAGCGTGCCGGTAAGCAAGGGCTCGGCACCGCCTACATCCACGGCTTTAAATGGTGCATAGCCCGCCATTACGACTATATTTTTGAGATGGATGCCGATTTTTCGCACAATCCGGATGATCTGCTTCGTTTAAGACAGGCCTGTATAGACGGCGCAGATTCGGCCATTGGTTCAAGGTACATCAATGGCGTAAACGTGGTTAACTGGCCTATGAGCCGGGTGTTGATGAGCTATTTTGCATCGGTTTATGTACGCTTTATAACCGGCATTAATATCCAGGATTCAACAGCAGGCTTTATGTGTTACAAACGCAAAGTACTTGAAACCGTACAGCTCGACAAGATTAAGTTTGTAGGCTACGCTTTCCAGATAGAGATGAAATACACCACCATTAAACATGGTTTTAAAGTGGTTGAAGTTCCCATCATATTTACCGACCGCACGGCCGGCACCTCCAAAATGTCGACCAGTATTTTCCGCGAAGCTTTCCTGGGGGTAATCCAGATGAAGATTAATAGTATTTTCAGGAAGTATCCGGAGGGGTAATTTAGTGATTGGAGATTAGAAACTTGAGATTAGGCTTGACTACGTTCAGTTTATATCTAACGTAAATTTTACTAACCTCTAATCTCCAACCTCTAACCTCCATTTCAAAAAAATTACTAATTTCGTTGGCAATGAACGAACATCTTGATCCTAATCGTGAACGCCTCAACAATACCGAACGTGATATTGAAAAAGTATTGCGTCCGCAGCAGTTTGAGGATTTTACCGGTCAGCATAAAATATTAGCCAACTTAAAAATATTTGTTCAGGCAGCGCGGCAGCGCGGGGAAGCGCTTGACCATGTGTTGTTACACGGCCCTCCCGGCCTGGGTAAAACCACCTTGTCGCACATTATAGCTAATGAGATGGGCGTGGGTATCAAAATCACCTCTGGTCCTGTTTTAGATAAACCCGGCGACCTGGCCGGTTTGCTTACCAACCTTGAAACCGGCGACATTCTTTTTATTGACGAGATCCACCGTTTAAGTCCGCTGGTTGAAGAGTACCTTTACTCGGCCATGGAGGATTTTAAGATAGATATTATGCTGGAGAGCGGTCCTAATGCGCGCTCAGTACAAATCTCGCTTAATCCCTTCACCCTGGTTGGTGCTACCACCCGTTCGGGTTTGCTTACTGCTCCGTTGAGGGCCAGGTTCGGCATTAACTCGCGTTTGGAATATTATGATGCCAAGCTGCTTACTACCATTGTGCTTCGTTCGGCATCGATATTAAAAACACCCATTACGGATGAAGGCGCTTATGAAATTGCCCGCCGCAGCCGCGGCACCCCGCGTATAGCCAACGCCCTGCTGCGTCGTACGCGCGATTTTGCCCAGATAAAAGGGAACGGAGAAATTGATACCGAAATAGCCCAGTATGCATTGAACGCCCTGAATGTGGATAGCCACGGGCTGGATGAGATGGATAACAAGATTTTGCTTACCATTATTGATAAGTTTAAAGGCGGCCCTGTGGGGTTAAAAACCGTGGCAACGGCAGTTGGTGAAGATGAAGGCACTATTGAAGAGGTATACGAACCGTTTTTGATACAGGAAGGCTTTTTAATGCGCACGGCCCGCGGCCGTGAAGCTACAGAAGCAGCCTACAAGCATTTAGGAAAAATAAAACTGGGCGGAAACCCATCCTTATTTTAATATAAACCTACATAAATACATCCCCGCTATCCAACCATGAAAACTAAATTAAAACTTTTATTGAGCACAGCTGCGCTTATCATAAGCGGCCTGGTATCGGCGCAAACCACTCCGCCGCCGCCGGTTAATCCTCCTGCCCCGGCAACTTCGGTTACGCTTCCCAACGATTCGCTCAAGGCTAAAAAGGATACCGTACCTGCAAAAAAACTTCTGCCTACTTTAAAAGTTGGCATTATGGGGCTAAACCATGATCATATTCACCTGATATTAAGCGAATACCGCAAAGGCAATGTAAACATTGTAGGCATAGCCGAGCCAAACAAAAAACTTTGGGAAAAATTTGGCAAAGCCTACAACCTGCCCGATTCATTGTTTTTTGACGATCTGAAAAAAATGTGCACCACCCGCAAGCCTGCTATTGTATTAGGTTATAACGAAGTAGGTAAGCACGTAGATATTGTTGAAACCTGTGCCCCGCTGGGTATTTCGGTAATGGTTGAGAAACCTCTGGCCGCTACCTTGGAGCAGGCTAAGCGCATGGAGTTCCTGGCTTTAAAGTATTACATCAAAGTTTTAACCAACTATGAAACAACCTGGTATCCCTCGTTCCAGGATGCTTATAATACGGTTAAGCTGGATAGTATAGGTATCATTCGCAAAATGGTAGTACATGATGGCCACCAGGGACCAAAAGAAATTGGCTGCAGCGAAGATTTCCTGAGCTGGCTTACCGACCCGGTACTAAACGGTGCCGGCGCGCTGAATGACTTCGGCTGCTATGGAGCCGATTTGATGACCTGGCTAATGAAAGGCCAGCGCCCGATAGCTGTTACCGCTATTGCCCGTCATTATAAACCAAACGTGTACCCTAAAGTAGAGGATGATGCCACCATTTTGGTTGAATACCCCAACGCCACCGGCCAGATTGAAGCCTCGTGGAACTGGCCTTACGGGATTAAAGATATGGAAATTTTTGGCGCTAAGGGTTATATTCATGCATTTGATAAGGACAACGTTCAGCTAAAACTCAACAATCACAATTCGCGCAGTTATGTAGCTGCTCCCCTGCCCTCTCCTGATGACGCGCCGGTAACTTATTTTACCAATGCACTGCTACACCCGCTTAAAAGCGCCGAATACGATCGTTCATCATTAAAATATAATATGATAGTGATGCAGATACTGGATGCAGCCAAACGCTCGATAAAAGAAGGCAGGCGGATAGTATTGTAAATACAAATAAATCCGACAAATTGTTATACAAAGGCTTAAAGACGCTAACATTCTATAAGCGTTTTTGAGCCTTTGCAAGTTTATACATCTTGTGGATCATTTTATTGGTGGTGGCCCGGTTTACCGTGCGCCCGGAATTCTTATTCCGATAATTAATTTTATTTAAGGCATGTTATATAATTACTAATTTAGCGGCCGTTAAATTGATTCAATAACCAACCTACAATATGATAAAACAAACATTAATTATGCTGGCTTTTGGTGCGTTTGGTGCAATATCATGCCAATCAAAACCAG
The sequence above is a segment of the Mucilaginibacter celer genome. Coding sequences within it:
- a CDS encoding polyprenol monophosphomannose synthase; amino-acid sequence: MPDSIIIIPTYNEKENIERMIRKVFSLPHDFHILIIDDGSPDGTPQIVKSLQPEYDGRLFMEERAGKQGLGTAYIHGFKWCIARHYDYIFEMDADFSHNPDDLLRLRQACIDGADSAIGSRYINGVNVVNWPMSRVLMSYFASVYVRFITGINIQDSTAGFMCYKRKVLETVQLDKIKFVGYAFQIEMKYTTIKHGFKVVEVPIIFTDRTAGTSKMSTSIFREAFLGVIQMKINSIFRKYPEG
- the ruvB gene encoding Holliday junction branch migration DNA helicase RuvB; amino-acid sequence: MNEHLDPNRERLNNTERDIEKVLRPQQFEDFTGQHKILANLKIFVQAARQRGEALDHVLLHGPPGLGKTTLSHIIANEMGVGIKITSGPVLDKPGDLAGLLTNLETGDILFIDEIHRLSPLVEEYLYSAMEDFKIDIMLESGPNARSVQISLNPFTLVGATTRSGLLTAPLRARFGINSRLEYYDAKLLTTIVLRSASILKTPITDEGAYEIARRSRGTPRIANALLRRTRDFAQIKGNGEIDTEIAQYALNALNVDSHGLDEMDNKILLTIIDKFKGGPVGLKTVATAVGEDEGTIEEVYEPFLIQEGFLMRTARGREATEAAYKHLGKIKLGGNPSLF
- a CDS encoding Gfo/Idh/MocA family protein, encoding MKTKLKLLLSTAALIISGLVSAQTTPPPPVNPPAPATSVTLPNDSLKAKKDTVPAKKLLPTLKVGIMGLNHDHIHLILSEYRKGNVNIVGIAEPNKKLWEKFGKAYNLPDSLFFDDLKKMCTTRKPAIVLGYNEVGKHVDIVETCAPLGISVMVEKPLAATLEQAKRMEFLALKYYIKVLTNYETTWYPSFQDAYNTVKLDSIGIIRKMVVHDGHQGPKEIGCSEDFLSWLTDPVLNGAGALNDFGCYGADLMTWLMKGQRPIAVTAIARHYKPNVYPKVEDDATILVEYPNATGQIEASWNWPYGIKDMEIFGAKGYIHAFDKDNVQLKLNNHNSRSYVAAPLPSPDDAPVTYFTNALLHPLKSAEYDRSSLKYNMIVMQILDAAKRSIKEGRRIVL